The following are encoded in a window of Peromyscus leucopus breed LL Stock chromosome X, UCI_PerLeu_2.1, whole genome shotgun sequence genomic DNA:
- the LOC114701663 gene encoding ferritin heavy chain-like yields the protein MEQPEMEHPEMVQPEMEQPEMEPRYLAESNAAINSQIQLQLYAAYIYLSMAFFCNQDEVALVNFALYFLCQSQKWMESTEKLFHFLIQRNGSLILGRIADQDHRHDWCDGLMAMECALHLEKTLNQSLLQLYQLANSKGDACFCSFLKHHFLQQQVEIIKEMGGYVTNLRQLGAPGNRLAEHFFDRLTLGESTKEN from the coding sequence ATGGAGCAGCCCGAGATGGAGCACCCCGAGATGGTGCAGCCCGAGATGGAGCAGCCCGAGATGGAGCCCCGTTACCTGGCCGAGAGCAACGCCGCCATCAACTCGCAGATCCAGCTGCAGCTGTATGCCGCTTACATCTACCTTTCCATGGCTTTCTTCTGCAATCAAGATGAGGTGGCCCTGGTGAACTTCGCACTCTACTTCCTTTGTCAGTCCCAGAAGTGGATGGAGAGCACCGAGAAGCTATTCCACTTCCTGATCCAGCGCAATGGCTCCCTCATCCTTGGAAGAATTGCCGACCAAGACCACCGCCACGACTGGTGTGATGGCCTCATGGCGATGGAATGTGCCTTACACCTGGAGAAGACGCTCAACCAGAGCCTCCTGCAGCTGTACCAGCTGGCTAACAGCAAAGGCGATGCCTGCTTCTGCAGCTTCCTGAAGCACCACTTTCTCCAACAGCAGGTCGAAATCATCAAGGAGATGGGTGGCTACGTGACCAACCTGCGCCAGTTGGGGGCTCCAGGAAATCGCCTGGCTGAGCACTTCTTCGACAGGCTCACCCTGGGAGAGAGCACCAAGGAGAACTGA